One part of the Torulaspora delbrueckii CBS 1146 chromosome 8, complete genome genome encodes these proteins:
- the TDEL0H01520 gene encoding uncharacterized protein (similar to Saccharomyces cerevisiae YDL129W; ancestral locus Anc_7.292) gives MDRKRLLVTPEEPRELLPSVRDTRELEEEILECVKALQRREHVESECIVSLLNRSLTAMAHWSLQAQLSQLSQTTDREVVETKLLRKENELLRKRDTPLRTPPSPRVKKRLVENKKPHPRMRRTGDNPSKNSYVRVFHLQQD, from the coding sequence ATGGATCGCAAGAGGCTTCTTGTAACTCCGGAAGAGCCTCGGGAGCTACTCCCCTCGGTCAGGGACACTAGggaattggaagaagagattttaGAGTGTGTAAAAGCTTTGCAACGACGGGAACATGTAGAGTCTGAATGTATCGTTTCATTGCTCAATAGGTCGTTGACAGCTATGGCTCATTGGTCGTTACAGGCCCAGTTATCACAGTTATCGCAGACCACAGATAGGGAAGTGGTTGAGACTAAATTACTGCGTAAGGAGAATGAGTTACTTAGGAAAAGAGATACTCCTCTGCGAACACCTCCTTCACCTAGAGTGAAAAAGCGACTTGTGGAGAATAAGAAACCACACCCTAGGATGCGTAGAACCGGTGataatccttcaaagaacagTTACGTTCGagtttttcatcttcaacaagat